DNA from Salvia hispanica cultivar TCC Black 2014 unplaced genomic scaffold, UniMelb_Shisp_WGS_1.0 HiC_scaffold_1468, whole genome shotgun sequence:
GTGAACACAATGccgaaatatattttcataaaaactgGTTTTGTCAAGCCATAACTGAGTGAACTCGgggttttattgaaaatgCCCGAGAAcactaaaatcattttctcttaaaaaCTGTGATCGGTCGATCCATTTTCCTGGAAcatataccatatctgaacttCATTCTGGTgccgggaatgtggccacattccacggtCACAATGACCGGCCAACTCGAAGATAGGCTCCCGGTCCctggtgtacactagcctgagcAGGGAATCACTCCCacactcagacccgaattcgattcacAACATAACTGGTCTAGTAGGGTCGCTCCCCTTTCTAGACGAACAGATAGGTAAtgctcaaaacaaaaacatggcAAGACAAAACAtactttgaatttaaataattgaaatcatATTTTCCCACATAATAATGTAGGAAAGAAAGCCCACAATAAAAGTTTAGttcgaaagcccacctcgttcgtttaattttttcttaacttGAATTTCTTGCTCTGACCTTGACTTGCGGTGACAACCTTTTTTTGAAAACatcacaatataaatataacacACTAATTAGACTTTAATTAGACTTCAAGAAAATCTTAAACTTTAATAGGAATGCATGCCTTCTAATTAATCCCTTTAATTTTTCGCTATCCTCCaagaaatttctaaaactcgCATACTATTTAATGCTTCTTCTTTCATTATTCTCGACTTCGATTGAAATGAACTTTACACTTAACTTCGAAAATATACTCTTAcgcaaaactctaaaataaatcaaaagaaCAATTATTTTAGCTTAGTTACATCATTTGAAGAAATCataaaaacattaataaacataaatcttattttaaaacttaggttaaaattaaagattagATCCGCtctgaaaaaatattattttcttaactaAACCAAGACCCTCTTTTATTCTCAGCccaaaaaataagtaaatttcAGAATTGGGTTTCCCTTCATTTATTTACTGCAGCCCCAATTGTTAAAAGGGGTTGGGctcaaatttaaattcttcCATTCCCTTAGCCcaaataactaatttattagtccaacaacaagaaaaataaaacccatatataaataaatagtatttcttcttcctcctcattTTATCCTAACCAAAAGAAATGATGCGAGAGAAGCTCCCACTTCTCACCACCTGCtactgccgccgccgccgtccgCCGTCGCCGCCTCCGGCGggccctctctctctctctcccctccATTcgtctctcttctttctctcctctctctctctctttcttctctcacTCCTCTCTCCTCCCTCGGCCCTGCTTACGCGCCGCTGCTGTGCGCGCGGCGGCTCGCCGTCGCTGCCTTCCCCCTCTCGGATTCCGCCGCCGTCACCGCCATGCACCACCTAgaccgccgccgccgaccTCTCTACCTATCTCCCTCTTTCTCTCGGATCCGCCGCTCCCTCGCCATTCTCCGACAGGTAAGGTAGGCCAGTTTATCATTTAtcccttttgttttatttctaaagATTAAATCTTTAATTTCAAGGTTTGGTATTTTTAACTTGTAGATTTGTGAAGGGGCGAAATCAGTGATGGATTTGAAGGAGGTTGAGCTGTCATCGTTGGTTGACGGTTTCCTAGCTCGCCCGAAATCTGACAGATTCATGACCGTGAGATAAGTTTTCCTAGCTTGTGCTTACTTTGGTGGTAGGACTTGGTTTGTCTACTCTATGGATTTGGTGACTCTTGAATAATGTGTTGTTACTTGGAAGACTCATGGTGAAACATGTAAATCTTGGTGTGAATTTTTAACTTTGGGCAGAATCTACTTGCAACTATATGTATGCAGACTTGTACatatgaaagaaaagaagggCTTGGTGTTTACCTTTTGATGTGGGAGCAAAGTTTTGTTGGATTGTGGGGCTTGATCCTACGATTATCTGCAACTCTTCCTCCTTGTACTCCTCCTCCTTTATTCTATGTTGGTGTGTGTGAAGAGAATTTTGGTAGTGATGGTGGCTGATTTGAGGAAATTTTCAGGGGTTCATATACTTGTTGGGTTCGGTCAAGTTGCTGGGCTACTTAAATGCTCatacatacttggattttacatggttttagagggtggtttTGTATGAATTGGAGCATATTTCGTCTATTATTAGGcgtgtttatatctacttctctattatgttggtatgttgaccattttgttaagaatgtgtagaaaaaggtacaaaatatgtggatgtgcagcagccttggtttgagacaatatttacgggagattttgaagtccaatcagcccctaatgcataccaatctcttcgtcttcgaaagagcttcgcgtgggtatctcacacgcctcaatcggagttcggtagaagaagttatggccgttataCAAACACTGCGCTGTCCAGAAAAtctcacccgaccgggtgaattATTGCCctataattccacccggccgggtggcgtAATTATGCCTGCGAGATTCCAGAGAGTACCAAAGAAgtcccacccggccgggtgtatTTCCAGTGGattaattccacccggccgggtccgTCATTTTGGCGTTTTTCAAAGCAGAAACGCTATttttgaagaggaaaataagAAGGAAGAATTAGGTCAATTCTATTCATTCTCTACATGCGACAAAACACACGCTCTCTTTTTGTGAAGAActcttggaagaagattgaagattcaagcttcaattccTCCGCCAATTGCGATTCGGATCATGATTTCCATTGTTTTGCttagtttctttttgttttctaccatgaacatgagtagctaaacatcttttatgtagaattcttggtgaagatgcattgattcatagttttaatccaattgactTCGTTTTTATCTAGCTCTTGTAATTGTTTGGTTTATTCCTGTGCTTTTTCCtgtcaattgcttgatcaccaattggtAGTGTTAGGGTTTCTTAGAGTAATCGGGaggtgaaataattaatcttgaaagAGGGATACttcacaccttaattcaataaaactcgggagagttgaggttttgagtgggatctttaatctaatcgaactattaggagttaggtctaagaattagaaggggacttcaattattacacctaatctacggatttctcacctcgggagggggtttaatctatatttgtgattgattcaacaattctggagactttaaatggtaaatcggtttcaattgggttaggctatgagttgtgcatcggatccttgaattctgcatatttctctatcatttttacaacttgcttctttgttttcttgtttaagtgcttattttaatctctgtttttatatgcttttagtAGTTGTTagtttaaaaccaaaattctcgatcgtctggatagtagttgaaattggttcgtggtacttaggtttacacttaattgtctctgtgggatacgatatactcttgcttgctgtTTGCTACgatagccccgtacacttgcgggtattaattgggtaaaataaagttgagtcaagtttttggcgccgttgccggggatgatTTTTGTGTTATATAGCTTGATATCGTGATAATAATCAAGACTACTACTTCAGACATTactgctttatttttattttttttcttttcttttaatttttcgaGTTCTCACAATTGTGTTTCTTATTCAGGTGTATGCACACACGTTCTAAAGGCTTGCCTCTAGAACCTTTCGACTCTGAGATCGAAGCATCGAACCGGAAGAGGAACGCATATAGGAGACTCACAAAGAAGATTCAAGCTTCTTCGCCAAACCGCGTAGGAGCATCTTCAGATCGGAGGGACCTCTCACCTATTCGATCACCAGTTCAGGATCATCTTCAGCTTGATCCCGATTCTCCTTTTCTGATGGAGAACGAAGAAGGGAACAACAACGGAGGCAACAATGGCCCACCACCCCCTCCTCCCACTAATGCTGAGCTCCTACGACAGCTGGAGGAATTGCGTCGACAGGTTAATCGTGAACCAGCTGTGCCGGTGCAGAATCAATATGTATACCACGGAGTGGCAAACCCAACTGTATTTAACAATATTGACGCCAACAACTTTGAGCTGAAACCAGGACTGATCCAGATGGCGGAAAATAATGCTTTTAGGGGCAAATCCTCAGATGACCCTAACAAGCATATTACCAAGTTCATTCAGATCTGCAACACGACGAAAATGAATGGAGTGACAGATGATCAGATCCGATTGAGActgtttcctttttctttggaagACGCGGCAAAGGATTGGCTCGAGAGTTTGACACCGGGGTCCATTAGAACATGGGACCAGATGGTCCACAAATTCCTGGAGAAGTTCTATCCCCCTAGTGAGGCTATTAAGAGGCAACACGAGATCATTGCCTTCCAGATGATTCCTGCGGAGACTATTAAAGATGCATGGGGGAGATTCAAGGCCCTGCTGAAGAGGTGTCCCAATCATGGCTTATCCCCAACAGTGCAAGTCATTACATTCTTCAAGGGATGTATACCTGAAGCACAACGGGAGTTAAATCTCAGCGCGGGAGGTAATCTTCTCAAGAAAGGAGAGGAAGAGGCGATGGAGGTGATTGAAGAGCTTGCATCCAGTGATGAAGGATGGAGCAACGAAAGGAGTAAGGTGCATAGGGTGGCTTCTACCACGGATCATGATACAATGAGCACCTTATCCGACAAGCTGGATGCCTTAACCATGAAATTTGACTGCATGGCGATGAGGCAACCGTCACAAGAGCCCCAAGGAAGTATGGAGGATGTGAATTACGTGCAGCAGGGGGGCAACATGTATTACAATAACTCACGCCCGAACTTTAATGGTGGAGGATACAACCAGTATGGGAACAAGGGGCATCCCAATCTCTCTTATGGGAACCAAATAATGCTCTGCAGCCTCCTCCGGGATTCACAGTTTCTGATGGGATGGTGAACGACCCCAAGAAGATGACCACGGAGGACATACTCAAGTCCTTCATGCTACAATCTAATAAGGTCATGGAGCAGAATAATCAGAGGATGGAGAAGGTCGAGACGGATGTACAAGGAATGGCCACTCATTTGAAGAACATTGATATTCAGATCAGCCAGATTTCCCAGACTGTGAGTACTCTTACTCAATCGGGAAAATTCCCTGCTACCACCAGTGTCAATCCCAAGGACTGCAAAGCTATACATCTGAGGAGTGGAACAAACTATGAGGGACCTTCAATGCCATCCGAGAATGAGGGTAGAGTAGCAGAAAAGAGAGCTGAAGAGGATGAATTGGTCGAAGAAGGTGAGACAGTGCAAATTTCTACTCCACCTAAGGAGAACACGACTATACCTTCACCCACACCACATACAGCTCATACTCCAGCTGAAGTGAGGATCCCTTATCCTCAACGTGttcagaagaagaagatagatGCTCAGTTCTCGAGGTTCTTAGACATCTTCAGGAAGGTGAACTTGAATATCCCATTGGTGGAGGCACTTCAAGAAATGCCTACATATGCAAAGTTCCTAAAAGATGTGCtctccaagaagaagaagtggaCTGACTATGAGACGGTGAACATATCTGAAAACTGTAGTGCCATAATTCAGAAAAAGCTACCGGCCAAGCTTAAAGATCCTGGGAGTTTCAACATCTCATGCGTCATTGGAAATGACAGACAGACAAAGGCACTTTGTGATCTGGGGGCGAGCATAAATTTGATGCCATTATCGTTTTTCAGAAAGATGAAGATCGGCACTCTCAATCCGACTACAATCACACTGCAGATGGCAGATAGAACCGTCACCTATCCTAAAGGAATTGTTGAGGACGTTCTTGTGAAGGTACACGACTTCATATTTCCCGTCGATTTTGTAGTGTTGGATATGGAAGAAGACGTGAATGTACCGCTTATCCTGGGGCGTCCATTCCTTGCAACGGGAAAAGCATTGATAGATATAGCGAGGGGAGAGCTCACTCTTCATATGGGCAACAAACGCCACATCTTATCCATCTACAATGCTATGAAGAGTCGTGAGGAAGAGGAACTGGTTACGAAGAAGGAGTGCAAAACTGTGCATATTGTAGAAGTCCAAAAGGCACAAGAAATTGAGTCCACATTTGGGGATTTCTCTTTGCCGCAACGGATGTTTGGTTCATGTGGTGGATCCATTTCTAAAGAAAAGACTGCATCATACGCTAACGATGAATAGACCTCGAGTTTATTTTAGTGCCTGAATAAATGACATAGGAGGTAACACTCTCTAGTTAAGCgaatagtttttttaaaataaatgaaattgcgtgatttaattaatattcaaggATTCTAGAactttttctagaaaaataagaaaaagaataaaaagagcacgcacttaggatgcattcTCGTTTAAGCTTAATTGATTTCTTAAAGTCtaattaagtattattttatttcctaaagggACGTCTTTGTTAGAGTTTAGTATACTGGAAAAGCATCTTTCGTATGCTTGTATATGTAATAACTCTTCTatccatttttaccatttaatgAGAAAGAATATTTTGTTACAATGTGTTTTGCTTATGGGTTACTTATGTATTTATGAGATGTTGAAATATGTTTTCCATTTAAATACATAGTTTAAGCAAAATGAGTCTAAGTCTTCTGCACAGTAGACGAGTTGTGAGCGGCGTTCACAGTAGGTAACTTGTCGGTTCTTGCAgtaagaaaaatgtttcacaacctagatagactttgactacctatcgtgaaaggttgcgaCGTCAGTCCGAAAATTTCCTTACCTAAGGAAATgaatgacgttggtgtggtatagcactgaaaggatcaaacagtgagataagtctttcttggctatttactgaaagacgaggtctcggtgattgtcatttcttaatcattgttgacataacattgagcatacgatattaattgaaaacgactttgacttatcaaatggtgagGGTATTTCGTTgcccaagaatcctgataGATTGGGTAGTGATCGTTAATGTCTAAgtggtgctagtattgttattgcaatgaatcgtgtgctgggAGAGGCCAGtctgataatatcctcaaaaGGTGTTtagaaaaaggttttattattcagaaaactggccagttggaatttattccatgaataataaataatgtttctgAACTAGAccactcttggaaaaagaaattaattaataaaagtcagATAGCAGacttgatattaattaatggatatttatatctttaacacgggaaatgatttaattaaagaggaAGTCCCGGAATACTCGTAATTTCGGTTTGgacgggcagtcaatattatatctatagtggatgataataatatttaagtttgggcttgaattaaattagttttaatttaattggtgAAAGCCTAAACTGTGGCCCAATCCAATCCTCCACAGATCCCTGGTCtggcccaaaataattaacttaatataaaagggagaagaagagaagacaGATGATAATTCTACCGATATTTTTCGTTCTCTGCAGTCTGTGAGAGAGAGTGAATTTTCGGTATTTAGggttcttcaattcttctccagcTTTTGAGGATTTGACGAGCTTTGCCCACACAAAGGTCAAATTCGAGTTAAAAGGGAACAgatcagaagatccgtggtagAGATCAATTGAAGAAGGAGTGTGAATTCAACTCTTGAATTCCTACGATATGTTGTtattaattgcatatattcAGTATGATCTGTGATTATATGCTTATGAACATGTTTCTAGTTTACAATCTGAAAAAGCATGTTTAGATGTAAATCTttcaatcaaactaaatagattTCCGCTGCAAAACCAACAGTCTTCGCACGTCGTCTAAGGCCAAGTTAAAGAAATTTACGGAAAGGGATttagcttttgaggtgggcattcTTTCAAATCGTGAttttagtatgaaaatgtgaatctttaCTCAAGTACGTTTGTCAtgtcatgttttgttttatgattatcTATTTGATTGGCTATGCCAATTtagttaaatcgaattcgggtcccaatagggccgcaaaccactcggactagtgtacacatgaggggaccgtgagctaacataggagttggccggtccagtgaccgccgtggaatgtggccacattcccggttcacacaaagttcagatatggtatttAAGTTatgtgattgcgcaatcaaaaTCTTTATGAAAGGAAAGTATTTAGTGACTCGGGccttttcaaataaaaaacccGTGATCACTCAACTGTGTCTTGACAAACAAAATAGAACTgtttttggcaatgtgcccactgagtatatcaaatactcagccctgcatgttattttcaaatgtgcaggttgaacgtggacGAGAAGGCGAAGGTGTTGGGAACGATCcttaaataagtagttaggtaGCCCAAGGTAgtatgtctccatacatactACTTTGTCTTGGATTTTTCCGCTGCATTAGGATTTTGTACTAGGAATCTATGAACCTAGACCGCACTCTGACTTTATTTTGACCTTGTAACACTTTCGCCTATGAGACTAATGTTCTAAGTTCgacttatcatttatgttatcccattttattatttctaaagTGTTATTTAGTCACGTATAGATGCACTCACTACCACTAGGGAGTTGTGGTCGTGAcagagtggtatcagagcaccGTTCTttcgctctggacccaagaacCTTCTTTCAAGCCTTAGTCTAGAATGACAGTACTAGACTAGAATATGACTAAAATGTTAAACTTAAAGAAGCCCAACACCTCGACTCATCACGTTCAACCGCAGCAAAGGAGGTAAATACTTATGTTTCTTGAAAGTTTCTAagggaaaaatatatttttttctagtcATGCAAAAACTATGCGACcttttgactcaacttattttagcacaaataatacccgcaagtgtacggggctagtgtagcaattagcaagcaagagtatcgtatcccacagagacaagaTTGTATCAACtcaagtaccacgaacaaatttcGATTACTATCTAGACAATCCAAGAGAAATGGTTTTGttctaatactactataagcatataacaatgaaaaagaaaataaaagagacaaGAGGAAATAAACACAAGTGCAAAGATACCACAAAGAGGAGAGCAGAGTtttggatccaactacaatgGAATTGTATTGTAATTGATTCAACAACTTTGATTACCCATTTTATgtctctaggattactaggaaagTCGCTAGTCTAGGTTGAGCCCCCTCGCGAGTGTACTCACCCCGTTGATTAACCcttaatattgaagtctccttctaatatGTTTAGATTAACTCCATAGAACAAAAGACCCAAGACCTCACTAAGGttcccctctctcgagtgtagATTATCAAAGTGATGTTCACTCTTTTATCAAACCTAGAtaggtatctctcgattacaACTATAAAGGTAAACAAAcccaattggtagctaagcaattgaattgaaaaagcacaagaatgaacaaagaaatcacaagaCCTAAGCAATCAAAAGaagtccttgaattaatcacaaaCATCCATTGTattcttcaccaaaactccacaataaatttagctactcatgttcttcatgaaaaccaaaacaatggattcaatcaaatacatcaaagaaagcaaataaatactcctgTGGAATGATTCTATGGATTAGAGACTCCAATCTCTCGATTtgtagtcttcaatcttcaaatctctcttCAAAGTGCTCTTGGGGAAGTGTGGAGTGTGTGGTAGGCGGTGGAATGTTGAATGCCTCGAAACCTAGATcccccttttcttttttttctcttcgaAAATCATGTAAACAGCGAGAAAACGCGTGCTGATTAAACGAACCCGGCCGGGTGACACTTTTAGGGCCCTCACTGatcatttgaagtacagaatagtacccggccgggtggattAATGAACTGAAAactcacccggccgggtgacaCTTTTAGGGCACTCATTGGCCATTTGAAGTACGGAAcagtacccggccgggtattATTTCTTAGCTAGAAATCTACCCGGCCAGGTGTGGTGTTTTGAGGCCTCTCTGCCTCCAAACCGGATTTTCACCTTCTTGCCACCTATTTTGCCTAAAACACTCAACAAACCATAAAACTCCAAGTAATGAAATAATTGGCTGGAAATAAACAATTCAAGCAATAAACTCGACATTAAACACCTCAACAGACCAATTAAACCGATGAAAACACGAGTTTGTCACCTTTTTGAGGAAAATGTATCTTTCATGAAACTTTATGCGTTGCATTTGGACACTAAGTGTAATGTGTTATGCATGATCAACTATGTGATCTTTGAACTTATGgtgataatattaataattcgTATCTGGGACTATGCATGCGAATCTAGAGCGactaagaaaatatattaggCTGGAATACTTATGAACAAGTAGTTGTGAATGACAACTCCTTTACCGCTTCAAACGATGAAATCAATGGGAACATGCAAGTTAGGGCGAACCCctaatttttaatgaaatatggaATAATAAATACGAACTACGACATACTATATTACGACCTCTATGTTTCAACGAGAACAcgtccattttttttttgttgggaCACGCGTGTTACTCAAAACGAATATTTATATGCTCTACCTTCTACTTGGAAATCCCAGTGATCTCTTGATACAACGACTAGTACTATATCCTCCACATTATGTATATTACTTTTACACCTTATACTCTCCCATTTCGAGATACTGAGAGTCTATCCTTTCGTGCAGATGGCACGCCAGCGTTATACCCACCGTAGATCACTCCGTGCTGGTGCAGATCCCGAGGCAATCGTTCGCTACTTTCGGACCTACCGCCGCTGCCATGGGGATACACTGGCAGAATTTGTGGCCCACTATGCGAAGTTGTGGGATGAGGCCAACCGATATGGAGTGAAGGCCTATGAGGACATTATGAGACTTGTTGACTTGTTCCCAGAGGAGGAGGGTTCAGACGAAGAGGAGGAGAGTTCAGAGGACGATGAGACTAGTGAGGAGGACTCCGAGGGAGAGGACACTGATGAGGATCCCGAGGAGGATCCGGAGGGGTGCATGATGGGAGAGGATGATCCCGACGAGGAGGAGCCACAGATCGGCGTCCTCGCAGACTTGGGGATAGAGTTTGTTCCCCCACCACCTGTCGGACCTCCACCTGAGATACCCCCACCTCCCATGGAGCCCCACCCCGAGGTGCTACAGCTGTCCCACCACCCGGTGGACTTGACTTCCTTCAGTGAGCTATACCACCGTATATGGCGTTTGCGCAGGGATTTGGCCGCTAGGACCGACATCCCCATGGCACCAGTGGCAGCCCCAGAGCCACCGCAGCCTGTCGAGGTGCCAGAGTACCCCGAGGAGCTACTGTCCCCGATTGAGGTACTCCACCAGGGGACTAGACACGGCGACCCGGTGTGGATCTGCAGCGACTCCGAGCAGGATTGATCAGACGAGCCTTAGATGTGTTCGTTGTAGTAGCTCAGTGttatgttttctttcttctatGTATCGAACTATGTAGGATTTCCTTATTTTGCCTTCACATGTACCAAATATTAAGTCCTCTCTAGAGGCAATTTTCCCTGAACTTATCAATACATGTGATGTTTGCTTCAACTATGTTCCTTGCTTGTTTACTCATTTCATACGAACAATATTCTAACCATGTTGTcagttccggttcggaaccagCGGTTCATGGttcaaaaaattgttgaacctgaaccggcccgccAAGGGTTTAggcggtttcggtttcggttccaaaAATCGCCGGTTCCAGCGACGGTTCAAAACCGCTGGTTTCCGGCAAAAACCACCGGTTCCGAGCCAGTTCAccggttcacttttattttttattttttattttttatttttcttatgaattatatgaagcaattcttgattttctcatttatagAGACatcattgaatattttatgtcAAACTTTCGATAGAGTAgagtagtaggagtaatatagACAGAGAATGATGTTAGATCTATCATATAGTTATAAATCATGACTtttatcccacattgaaagAAAGATTAACACATCCAAGAATGTGTAActataaaagagaataatcCAATACACTATCTTCCAATTTaagtattgatattttaaaaatcaaaaggtTTAACTTTAAGTATGAgcaattcattttattttattttttttcttttttagtctttattatgtataaaataaaatgtgcataaatgaaattcaaataataaggtgaaaattgcaattttattgataataaatttgaacaaGACTAAAAGTTACAACTTATaatgattataatttacttataaaaattaataaacaataaacaatACTTTAAGTTACAccttttgatttataaaatgtcaatattaaAGTTGGATTTGAGATGTCTCATCATTCTTTGTCTATATAATACtctatcttttattattataataacaacaaatattattaaatgaacTATT
Protein-coding regions in this window:
- the LOC125198433 gene encoding uncharacterized protein LOC125198433, translated to NDAREAPTSHHLLLPPPPSAVAASGGPSLSLSPPFVSLLSLLSLSLSSLTPLSSLGPAYAPLLCARRLAVAAFPLSDSAAVTAMHHLDRRRRPLYLSPSFSRIRRSLAILRQICEGAKSVMDLKEVELSSLVDGFLARPKSDRFMTVR